A section of the Nitrospira sp. genome encodes:
- a CDS encoding DUF2442 domain-containing protein: protein MEPLSGKRTSQANCSVVIRRKTRKYWDVVEVKTLDDLGLFVRFADGLAGEVRFTPEHLTGVFAPLRDPAFFKQVYLDHGAVAWPGPIDLAPDAMYQEIKVKGVLVLT from the coding sequence TTGGAACCTCTGTCGGGCAAAAGAACCTCCCAAGCCAATTGCTCCGTTGTTATAAGAAGGAAAACGCGGAAGTACTGGGATGTTGTTGAAGTCAAGACCTTGGATGACTTAGGGCTGTTTGTGCGGTTCGCGGATGGATTGGCCGGAGAAGTTCGCTTTACCCCTGAGCATCTTACGGGTGTATTTGCTCCGTTGAGGGACCCAGCCTTCTTCAAGCAAGTGTATCTCGACCATGGTGCGGTTGCCTGGCCGGGACCAATTGATTTAGCACCGGATGCGATGTACCAGGAGATCAAGGTCAAAGGCGTGTTGGTGCTCACTTAG